Genomic segment of Gloeocapsa sp. PCC 7428:
ATTGGAAAAGCAATCACTCGATTACCATAGTTAAGCGCTGCTACACTTCCTGGTGCTAGCATTGCTGCCATCGATTGATCAACTAAAACAGTACTGCACATCAAAAAAGCTCCGATCGCAGCTGGGGTATACTGATGTATTACTTGCTTGAGAGAACTATCAATTCCATACCATTTGGGAAATAAAGAAATATCTTGGCGGCGAAGTGCTATTCCTAACAACAACATTTCTAGCACTGTACCGCCGACTAACCCGGCCGCTAGCGCAAAAATGCCCCAAGGTTGAATTAAGAGAAATAATATTGTCAGGGCTGGTGTAGTAACTGGAGAAAAGGCTGCTAAAGCAAAACGCTCTGCCGCATTTAAAACTGAACCCCAAACAACAACAATACCGCTTAAAATGACGAGGGGTGCAATTGAATATAGCAATCGATAAGTGAGGTTTAGCTTTTCTGCATCAAACCCACCTGCTATCCAGGGTAAATAGATTGGCGCACCTATTACCATAATGATAGTCGTTACTCCTAGCAATGCTAATCCCCAAACCATAGTTCCTGAGAAAAGCTGATGTGCCGCTTTGACTCCTTGCTGTTCTTGAACTTGAATATATGTAGGAACTAACGCCGCATTAAAAGAGCCAGCTATCACATTAATGACGAAAGCAGGCAATAATAAAGCTATCAAAAATGCATCTATTGCATCTCCAGTCCCAAACCGCCAAGCAATGACTAACTCTTTACCTACAGCTACCACTTTAACAAGTAAAGTTAATGTAGCAATTGTAATAGCTGCTCCAAAAATTTTACGATTGATGGAGCCGTTTGTCAGCTTTTCCCATGTGTTAAATAGTTTTTGCACTTGTTAAGGGATAAAAATAGACTTCGATACGCGTTTTCAACTTATAATACTTGCTAATAATGGCTAATAATAAATTTTATTTACTAGTGAAGTAGCCTTATTTTTCTATTTTTTTAATTGAAGAAATGCTAAAGCTAAAACTATTCGTAGTACAAGTAATCCGTATGTATTTATCTAAATATATCAAACTATTTTACAATAATTAAATAGAAATACACACTACTTTTTTGTTATTTTTTTAAAAGTGGCAAGAGTTTAACAGTTAGCGTGTATAGTATGGTTGCTACACCTATGATTTGATAAAAGATTAGCTTTTAATTCTAATTTCTGCCCTACAAAAACATAGCGGAACATTATAATATTTAGTGTTCCGCTGTAGGTGACGCAGGGTTTGTAGAAAAGTTCCTATTTGCAATTAGCGGGCGGCGAAGAAGCGCTTAGCAGAATACGGACTTGCTGTTGCTGTCGCATCGACTCTGACATTTTGTAGTAAAGAATTATACCCAGTAGATGGCTCCCACACAGACTTATTAGCTAGCCTAATTGAATAATCTGGGCGGTTTCGTAATCTGTAATGAGGATCGGGCAAATTCAAGAGTACTTGATAATCGCCAGCAGCCATGTTGTTGGGAAGATTACCTTCAACGTTGACGGCAGTAGTAACACCAGGTGTCCATCGCCGTAAAGATTCGGCTACAGGAAGATAGTACTCTTGCCCAGTTTGAGTATGGCGGAGAATAACTTCTAGCCTACGGGGGTTATATGGACTAGCCCAACCATCGTTTACTACAGTAAACTTCATCGAAAAAGTACTACCTGGTTTGATTCTATTTGGCACAGTTGAATTTAAGAGGCGGAAGCGATACCCTAAGCGGCGCTTGATTTCTTCCATACAACCTTGCGTTTGCCACTTCTGATAAACTTGTGTTGAATCAGACTGATTAATTGACATTGCGCTCCAGTGCATCTGTGCTAAATCAGCTAAAGTACCTTTGCAGTCAGTATAAGCTAGCGAACTAGCCACTCCCGCAGGTTCACCGCTTTGCACTACGTATCTAGTATCAAGGTTGAGCCAGGCTTTTTCTTGCGCTACTTGGACAGGATTAACATAGCTGTATGTTCCCATATCATCTACACCAGCACGAAAAGCATCGTTGTGATGACCAGTTCTAGCTCTAAAAGAACTATTAAATGCCTCTGTAGATGATAGCGGATCGCTGCCAAGGATCTGCTTTTTATGCTTGAAGTAACGCAGCGCTACCATCCGTTGGTTTGGTAATACAGACAATAGTTTATGTAAAATGTTTTTGGCATTATTATTTGCGTCTAAAGTCCAAGAGTCAACATGATTATTGCTAGACTTATGCCATTCTCCCCAGTTACCAATGAAGCCTGCTTCCATATAAGCAATGACATCGTAGTTAGCTTCTAATAATGGCTTTAATTGGTCTAAGTGGGAAAGAATAACATTTGCAGAAGCATCATCACCCCCACCTAACCAATTGTATGTAAATCGGACAATTAATTTGACTCCTGCCTTACGCGCTGTTTGGCAGTCGTTCGATATCATCTCTAGGAAAGACTGCGATATTGGTTTATTTCTGAAGTCAGATAGCAGGTAGTATTTACGAACTAAAGATATATTATTATTTCTAATCTTCTGTAGCTCAGAGAGTTCTAATGGTGAGATGGCTTTATTGCCAATCGGCTCCATCGAAACATAAAAGCCTCTTTCAGGGTTAGTAAAATTTTCTTCACTACTTGTGTATGACATCGTAGTAGTATCAGAGTTAGCTGCTGCATGGCACAAACCCATCAAATTCATGCTCATAATTGCTAACACTACGGGTAGTTTAAAAACTTTTGTCATTACTGGTCGCTATAAGGGAAATTTAACTTGCTCGTTGTGTCATCAAGGCTCATCTTCTAGATGAGAATATAACTTTACACAACCTTACTACAAATCAAAGTTAGCTTTACCTTTTCTTTGGAATCCAGGGAAATTTTACTGATAAATAGATTAAGTTCAGGTTTGTTGTTTATATATCATTAAGAAAATTTACTTAAAATTCAGTAAATTTACATTGAAGAATAAGTAAAGTCTTGAGAGCTTTACTTAGATATTATTTCTATTCGATTACTAGAATCAACTCTTGATCGTCATTGCAAGTTTAAAGCTTGTGAATGCTATCGAACTGGTTATACCGTCTCGTTTTAAGGTTGATACATATAAGGCAGCAGGGCGGGCTTATGGTTCCAGTTTCCCAAGAGGATGGAGATGGGGAGAAGAAAGAAGTTAGTTGTAACGCTCATGGAGCAAAATAGTATAACTGATAAAAACGACCGGAGATATAGCTGCTAGCTCAAGTTGCAATTTAATTAGGATCAGTCATCATTTAGGATGTGAAATTTGATATCGCAACTGCTGTTCTAGCAATCTTCCTGCTGCGCTATCTTCTAAAGGTTTAGAGAATAGATAACCTTGCGCGTATTCACAATTGAGTGCTTTGACACGGGCAAGCTGTTTTGTTGTTTCGACTCCGGTAGCTGTCACATTTATATGCAAATCGTGCGCGATCGCTGTAATCGTTTGCATAATCTCCGCAGTTTCACTGTCGTCACAACTAACGAGCGTGCGGTCGAGCTTCAGTCTGCTAATTTTTTTATTTTGTAGTAGTTGTGGTAGTTGCAGAAGCAAGCTTAAAAACGAGTAACCAACACCAATATTATCGATTTGCAATTGCACGCCTAAAGCAGTTAACTGTCGAATCAGCGCTGAAGTATACTCATCATCTTCTACGATCGCATCTTCAGCCATCTCTAACCTTAAACTACCTGCTGCCAAATGGACATCTGCTAAAATTTGGGCAATTCGTTCGCTTAAGTCAGGTTGAAAAAACTGCTGACGCGAGAGATTGATGCTCAATCCCAAGCGCGTATGCGGAAATTGCTGTTGCCAAAGTTGAAGTTGTTGGCACGCTTGACGTAATACCCACCAACCAATGGGTACAATTAAGCCTGTGTCTTCGGCAATATTGATAAATTTTGCGGGCGCAATCAAACCATGTTGCGGATGTTGCCAGCGCAATAAAGCTTCAAAGCTTGTAATTTCCTTCGTTACTAAGTTGACAATCGGTTGATAGTGAATCCGCAACTCGCGTTGCATTAATGCCCGTTTTAAGTCTTTTTCGAGTTGTAGTGATTCAGACGTAACTTGAGTAAGATTTTGTTGACGAAAAGTGCGATCGCCTTTGGCACTGAAAGAAGCGCGATCGCTGACACTCTTTTTAGCCGCATTGCTACCGCCTGGCTTGTACTCAATCACCAACTGCTGTAGCAAAGAAACAATCGCTTGATTGTCATTCAAATCGGCAGCTTTGCAAAGCGCTGCGACCATTGACTCTAAATTTTCAGGAATGATGCCACTCGCGTTGCACACTGAGAGAATTTTTTCATGCTGCGTTGGTTCGTAGCGTTCGCCAGGAATAAACAATTCCTCGTAGAGTTTTTCGCCTGGTCGTAGCCCTGTATACACAATATCAATATCTTTACCGACTTCATAACCTGAAAGGCGAATCAAATCTTTTGCCAAATCGACAATTTTGACAGGTTCTCCCATATTAAGCATGAAAACTTCGCCACCGTGACCGATTACCGCAGCTTGCAACACAAGTTGTACAGCTTCTGGAATTGTCATAAAATAACGACAAATGTCAGGATGCGTAATTGTAATCGGACCTCCTGCGGCGATTTGTCGCTTAAACGTTGGAACAACACTGCCCCTACTGCCCAAAACATTACCAAATCGCACAACAACAAAAGGTTTTTTGCTGACTTGCGCGGCTTTAAGAACCAACATCTCTGCGGCTCTTTTGCTTGCACCCATAATGCTTGTGGGATTCACAGCTTTGTCGGTGGAAATCATGACAAAGTGTTTGACGTTGTAGCGCAGCGCCAAATCGAGCAAATTTTTGGTTCCCACAACGTTGTTTGTGATTGCTTCGGGAGAATTGGCTTCCATCAAAGGCACGTGCTTATGTGCTGCGGCGTGGAAAACAATGTCCGGTTTAAATTGCTCAAAAACATAATCTAAACGCGCAGCAAAGCGAATATCCGCGATTAACGTCGTCAGCCGAGGGATATTGGTAGAACAACGATGCCAAGTTTCTAAGGCTTGTTGAAGTTCTTGCTGAATGTTAAACACAGAGTTCTCGCCGTGTCCAACAAGCAAAATTTCGGCAGGACAGCACTGAAGAACTTGACGACAAATCTCGCTACCGATTGAGCCGCCTGCACCTGTAATCAGAACTCGTTTGCCATTGAGGAAGTGCGATACTGCTTCCACATTTGTTTTTATTGGTTCTCGCCGTAGTAAGTCTTCAATTTTGACATCGCGAATACTGGCAGCACGAGCATGACCGCTGAGAATCTCATGAATGCTGGGTAAAGTACTTGTTGCCACCCCCAGCGACTGGCAGCGATCGACAATTTCGCGAATCATTTTCCCAGAAACTGTAGGCATCGCAATAATCACGCGCTCAATATCAAAAGCGCGAATAATGTTAGGGATGCTATGGCGATCGCCAAGTACGCGAACTCCCCGAATCCGTAAGCCTAGCTTGGTGGGATCGTCGTCAATGAAACCAACCGCATAAAGACCAAGTTTAGGGTTGTGCTGAATTGTTTGCACCATTGATACGCCTGCATGACCTGCACCGACGATCAACGCGCGTTCGTATTGCTGATTTGTTTTCGGAAGTTGGCACACGCGTTCGAGTGCCCGCACGCTAAAGCGTATTCCACCTACCAATATGAGACTAAGTATTCCATCGAGCAACGGCAGCGATCGCGGCAAATCACTGATTAAATCAGTCGTGTAATACAGCACATAAAATAACCAAGTTTGAACTACTAAGACCGCAGCCATCGAAGCGACGACTTGAATCAATTCATCAATACTGGCGTAACGCCAACATCTACGATAAAAGCCAAATTGATACAACAGTAATATCTTTACTACTAAAAAAACTGCTGTTACAATAAGAACATCGGTTCCGTAAACTCTGAAAACAAATAGTTTATCAAGGCGCAAAGCCAGTGCTAATGCAGGTGTCAGCAAAAAAATCACTGCATCGGCGACAAAAAAGTGGCGGTTACGTAAGCGTAACCAAACCTTTGATAGGGCATCTACCATCTCTTTACATTCCTGGCAAATTTTCAATAGAATGTCCTTTCCTCAATCAAAATCGAGGAAGGAATTTTATGGATTTTTTTTAATATTTAATTCGTTGAAACTGACAGACTGCGACTTATTAGCTGAAGTTCCAAAAATGTACAATAAATAAAAATTAGTGGACTAATAATATAATTAAATTCACTCCTCTTTTAGTCATAACGCACAGCTGAATAGAATTGATTCTTCGCTTTACAATAAGTAACTTCAACCTTGCTAAAAGGTTGCCATTCTGCTAATGTCTACAAACTTAATTTCTGTAAACAGAAAATTTAATTGTTTTTACAGATTACCACTGATCGAGATTAATTTTTACCAATTATTAATTAAAGCTTATGTAAAGTTTCGAGCTTGGTTTGTGAAGTTTGCTTATAGTATAAGAACAGTTACTATAAAGCTAATACCTAAAATACTACCCTTAGGTAGATATAAACTAGCGCTTATCGACAATTATCCTACTTGCGCATTTCTGCTGAGTAAAATCGCGAATGAACTCACAGCCAAAAATAAAGTCCACCGCAGTGGACTTCTTGAGTTGCGAGGACTTTGCTTTGAACTCATTCAACTTTTTTTGGTCTTTACCCCGTTCTAGGAAGGAAAATCAGGAAAAACGCGATCGCATGCGCATAAAGTTTATTGGTTAGTTGGTTCAACCCAACCGGAATCTATACTTGGCTCGACCGGATTTCTTTGGACATAGCCGAACAAAGCAGATGTCAAAACCAAGACAACCGAAATAAAAGCAACAACTTCGAGCATAATATTGAAACGCATAATTCTTGAGCTATGACCTCCATCAAACAAGATTAAAGTGTTCCATGTGAATAGCTTTTGCAGGTACTCCTAAGTCGTGTAAAGCTTTTTCGGTTTCATCTAAAAAGCGGGGAGAACCGCAAAGAAAATAACGCCAGCCTTCGCGATTTTGCGGAATGTGTCGTGCTAGCAGGTCTTTATCAACATAGCCTGATTCTCCAGGCCAATCATCCGGAGGTTCCTTAATCACGTGCGTTACCGTAAGACTATCTAATCGCTTATTGAGATATTCCAAGTCTTCGCGAAAAGCAACATCTTCCCAAGAACCATTGGCATAAATCAAACGAATCGGTCGATGATCGCCGCGTTCAGCAAGCGTTACCAGAATGCTAATCATCGGTGTAACGCCGACACCATTTGCAATGAGTACCAGCCCACTACAATCAAAGCGATCGGGAGTAAAAGCCCCGTGCGGACCATCAAGAAAAGCTTTTGTTCCTGGCTGGACATCTTTGATAGTGTTTGTGAAGTCACCAACGGCTTTGATCGTCAGTGCAACTTGATCGGGGCGATCGCCGTTAGAAGAAAATGAAAACGGATGCTCTTGAATGCGATAAGGAGAGCGATCGAGCGTTAACCAAGCAAATTGTCCTGGTAAAAAACGAATACCTTCATGACCTTGCGGACGGAGTACCAATGTATAAACATCACCTCGCTGTGGTACTACTGCTTCGACTCGATACGGCTTTTGCGTCATTAACCACGGCTTGATTAAACGAACATAAATCAACGAACCAAAAGCAAGCAGTGCTAAGAGTATCCACAACAATGCTTTCCAAGGTAGCGCTAGATAATAATTAACGCCAAACGCATGAGCTAACCCCAACCCCACCGCCAGGACAGCCAAAATTCCATGACTAGTGCGCCACACTTCGTAGTTAAGCTTGAGCTTCTGCCGCCACAGCGAAGTGACAACGAGCAAAATTAATGAGATTGTCGAGATTACCGCGAATCTTGCCCGCCACGGTGCCTCAAAAAAATTGAGTAGCTGTAAATATTCTGCATCGCGAACGAACAAAATAATCGGATGTGCCAGAATTAACGCAAATGCAACCTGGGTAATATAGCGATGGTATTGCAGAACAATATCAATACCATAAGGAGCCGCGATCGCATCAAACCGCGCAGTTAATGCGAACTGCAACATCATCATTGCTAAGCCCACATAACCCAAGGCGGCAGAAAATTCGATCCAAAATCCCCTTCCTCCTGGAACTGGGTGAATCAAAAGAATCAACAAGGGAGAAAGCGTAATTAAAAGATATAAAACTACCCAAAAGGTTCCGGCAACCCAGGGATTTTTCATTTGAAACATCTTTCTCTTTCCACGTAAATTGAGATTGACGTTAAACTATTTACAATCCTACTGTTCCAAGTAAACTAAATAGAATCGAATTAACAATACTCAGAGCGATCGTGCCGATCAGCGCGCTCCAAATTCCCCAACGCAAGCGAAATCCATGCACTAATAGTGCTGCTAAGCCAAAAATAATTGCATTAATGACAATGCTGAATAACCCTAAAGTTAGGAGAGTAATCGGAAAAGCAAAAAAAGCAATAATTGGACGAACAAATGCATTAAGAATTCCAAAAATTGCGGCTGATAATGCGGCTTTACCAAAGCTGTCAATTTCTACGCCGATGGGTAGTCTCGAAATAATTAAGAAACTGATTGTAGTAACAATCCAAGTAATGATAATACCCATCGCAAACACTCCGATATGCTAAATTTCAACTAGAATATTGAGCCATCTAACATCACTTTATCTAGTATTCGCAGACAATGTGGCAAAAAAGTGACAAGCTTGAGGAAATTTTCGCCTCATAAATCCACGTCACTTGCTTCAACAGGAAACTTGAACTGCGGAGGTTCTGCGCGTGTTTTTAAGGTCATTTAAAAGCGTGAGTAATATCTTTCTAAAGGAAGAAGAAAGTTTATTTACTAGTAATTATCTTCTTGCTGTACCTGCATACGTTACGCGATAAATTACACCGTTCGTATCATCAGTAAATAATAACGAGCCATCGGGTGTGACCCCAATACCTACAGGTCTACCAAATTGCGTGGTGCGCTGTTCGTTGAGAAAACCTGTAACAAAATCCTCGATTCTAGTAGGTTTACCATTTTGATAGCGAATGCGGACAACTTTGTAACCTACGGGCGGATTGCGATTCCACGAACCCCGCATTGTTACAAACGCATCGTTGCGATACTCTTGGGGAAACTGCGACGCAGTGTAGAAGACCATTGCTAAGGGCGCGCTGTGCGCGGTGTAGGTCAGTACTGGTGGTTCAGTGGTGGCGCAAAATTCTGCTTTAGATTTCCCCTCAGGTTCGCCAGGTAAATAAACATCTGGACGACGATCGCCAAAACAAAAAGGCCAACCGTAATGCTTACCCTGTTCGATCAAATTCAACTCCTCAGGTGGTTGATCGTTACCCCGCCAGTCGCTACCGTGGTCGAGTCCCCAAAACTGCTTGGTTTGCGGATGCCAACCAAAAGGAATTGTATTGCGCAATCCTTGTGCGTAAATTGTGCGATCGCTGCCATCAGGGCGGGCGCGTAGCATCGTTGCGTGTTCGTCGTTTGGCTCGTCGCAGGCGTTACACGTACTTCCTACCGAAATATACAGCATACCGTCAGGACCAAACGCGATCGTCCGGTTAGGGTGTTGCCCTGCATCGGGTAGATCGTTAATCAAAACTTGGGTACCAACTGCACCGTTACGACCTAAATCAGAGGCGTACAAACTCGTATCGGTGACATAGTACAAGCGATTTTGATAAATCGTAATTCCATTGACAAACGGTAAATTTGAGGCGATTGTCCGCATCTCGTCTGCACGTCCATCACGGTTGCGATCGCGTAGTGCAATAACATCTTGCTCTTCACGGCGCGTGACATAAACTGTGCCATCGGGGGCAATCGCGATATTGCGAGGATTCCCTAAGTCTTTGGCGAAGACATTAATCCGAAATCCTGCGGGCATCCTGAGTTGTTGCACGAGCGATTCATTAAACTCAAGTGGTTCTGGCGTTGCTAGATATCCTTCCACTCGTTCAATTCGCCGTTGTGCTGGCTGCTGCGAATAGACAGGAATGCTGAACCCTAAAAATGCAATCCATCCAAGCAAAAACAATCCAAGTTTTCGGCGCGTGACCTTTTTCATAAAAAGCCTTAAACCATCTTTTTGCGACCGGATTTTAGGCTCAACTTAGAGCATTACTATTGCGATCGCATCCATCTGATGGAGTACGCATCAATAAAGACATCTCGTGTCTGACGACTAAATAAGAGTTTTCTCATCCTCGTCTCATCAATATTTCATGCAATCTTCTATACACAGTAGCTATTCTTAATATGATCTTAAACCGCAGATAATCTCTTATTAAAGTCGATAACTACAGCGAAGATGAGTCAAGCCAAAATCTTGTCTCCGATTATACAAAAGCATCTGTGATATGCAAGTTTAAGCTCGCGGGTAGAGGAAAATAGCTATGAGAAAACTGTCATTGAAGAATCGTCGCAAGCGGCGGCAAAGGTGGGATCATCAATCCGCTATCAATTCCAGCAATCAAACTTCGGCAGTAAATACTGTAGCAACTACCAAGGAAGGTTATCAGTTGATACCCCTGCAACATCAAAACTACGCAACAAACGCACGCAAGTTACACATTGCGCTTTACTCGCATGACACAATGGGGTTAGGTCATAAGCGCCGTAACTTACTTATTGCCCAAACACTGGCTGAGTCTTCCTTACCGACGTCAATCTTATTGATTACTGGTATGGGAGAAGCAAGCAATTTTGATATTCCTTCCGGTATCGATTATTTAGCACTTCCGGCACTGCACAAGCACGTAGATGGCAAGTATCAATCACGACGGTTAGAAGTGCCATTGAAGGATATTATTGCCTTGCGATCGCAAACAATACAAGCAGCACTTGCAGCATTCAAACCGGATGTTTTTATAGTGGATAATGTTCCGCGTGGTGCAGTCGGCGAATTGAATTCTGCTTTAGAATACCTGAAAAGTCAGCAACAAACGCACTGCGTACTAGGATTGCGTGACATTCTTGACGCTCCGGCAATTGTACACCGCGAGTGGCAACGCGCAGCTAACGAAGCAGCTATTTGTGAATATTATGATGCGGTGTGGGTTTACGGCGATCCCACTGTTTACGATCCTGTGCGCGAGTACAACTTTTCTGCGGAAGTTGCCAATAAAGTCCGCTATACAGGTTACTTCGATCAACGCCAACGCCTTCAGTTTACTCAATCTGAAGCGCATGAATTGCTAGCAAGCTTAGAATTACCGCCTGGTCGTTTAGCACTATGTATGGTAGGAGGCGGACAAGATGGAGCCGATCTTGCCGAAGCCTTTGCTCATGCGCCACTACCTCCAGATACGAATGGAGTCATTGTCACTGGACCATTTATGCCACTGCAAGTGAGGCAGCGCTTACATGAACGCGCCGCAACGTGTCCGCGACTGCGAGTTTTAGAATTTGTCGCTGAACCAACACAACTCCTGCATCATGCTGATTGTGTCGTCGCAATGGGTGGTTATAACACGACTTGTGAGT
This window contains:
- a CDS encoding polysaccharide biosynthesis protein; protein product: MKICQECKEMVDALSKVWLRLRNRHFFVADAVIFLLTPALALALRLDKLFVFRVYGTDVLIVTAVFLVVKILLLYQFGFYRRCWRYASIDELIQVVASMAAVLVVQTWLFYVLYYTTDLISDLPRSLPLLDGILSLILVGGIRFSVRALERVCQLPKTNQQYERALIVGAGHAGVSMVQTIQHNPKLGLYAVGFIDDDPTKLGLRIRGVRVLGDRHSIPNIIRAFDIERVIIAMPTVSGKMIREIVDRCQSLGVATSTLPSIHEILSGHARAASIRDVKIEDLLRREPIKTNVEAVSHFLNGKRVLITGAGGSIGSEICRQVLQCCPAEILLVGHGENSVFNIQQELQQALETWHRCSTNIPRLTTLIADIRFAARLDYVFEQFKPDIVFHAAAHKHVPLMEANSPEAITNNVVGTKNLLDLALRYNVKHFVMISTDKAVNPTSIMGASKRAAEMLVLKAAQVSKKPFVVVRFGNVLGSRGSVVPTFKRQIAAGGPITITHPDICRYFMTIPEAVQLVLQAAVIGHGGEVFMLNMGEPVKIVDLAKDLIRLSGYEVGKDIDIVYTGLRPGEKLYEELFIPGERYEPTQHEKILSVCNASGIIPENLESMVAALCKAADLNDNQAIVSLLQQLVIEYKPGGSNAAKKSVSDRASFSAKGDRTFRQQNLTQVTSESLQLEKDLKRALMQRELRIHYQPIVNLVTKEITSFEALLRWQHPQHGLIAPAKFINIAEDTGLIVPIGWWVLRQACQQLQLWQQQFPHTRLGLSINLSRQQFFQPDLSERIAQILADVHLAAGSLRLEMAEDAIVEDDEYTSALIRQLTALGVQLQIDNIGVGYSFLSLLLQLPQLLQNKKISRLKLDRTLVSCDDSETAEIMQTITAIAHDLHINVTATGVETTKQLARVKALNCEYAQGYLFSKPLEDSAAGRLLEQQLRYQISHPK
- a CDS encoding ferric reductase-like transmembrane domain-containing protein, with the translated sequence MFQMKNPWVAGTFWVVLYLLITLSPLLILLIHPVPGGRGFWIEFSAALGYVGLAMMMLQFALTARFDAIAAPYGIDIVLQYHRYITQVAFALILAHPIILFVRDAEYLQLLNFFEAPWRARFAVISTISLILLVVTSLWRQKLKLNYEVWRTSHGILAVLAVGLGLAHAFGVNYYLALPWKALLWILLALLAFGSLIYVRLIKPWLMTQKPYRVEAVVPQRGDVYTLVLRPQGHEGIRFLPGQFAWLTLDRSPYRIQEHPFSFSSNGDRPDQVALTIKAVGDFTNTIKDVQPGTKAFLDGPHGAFTPDRFDCSGLVLIANGVGVTPMISILVTLAERGDHRPIRLIYANGSWEDVAFREDLEYLNKRLDSLTVTHVIKEPPDDWPGESGYVDKDLLARHIPQNREGWRYFLCGSPRFLDETEKALHDLGVPAKAIHMEHFNLV
- a CDS encoding phage holin family protein; the encoded protein is MGIIITWIVTTISFLIISRLPIGVEIDSFGKAALSAAIFGILNAFVRPIIAFFAFPITLLTLGLFSIVINAIIFGLAALLVHGFRLRWGIWSALIGTIALSIVNSILFSLLGTVGL
- a CDS encoding DUF4832 domain-containing protein — encoded protein: MTKVFKLPVVLAIMSMNLMGLCHAAANSDTTTMSYTSSEENFTNPERGFYVSMEPIGNKAISPLELSELQKIRNNNISLVRKYYLLSDFRNKPISQSFLEMISNDCQTARKAGVKLIVRFTYNWLGGGDDASANVILSHLDQLKPLLEANYDVIAYMEAGFIGNWGEWHKSSNNHVDSWTLDANNNAKNILHKLLSVLPNQRMVALRYFKHKKQILGSDPLSSTEAFNSSFRARTGHHNDAFRAGVDDMGTYSYVNPVQVAQEKAWLNLDTRYVVQSGEPAGVASSLAYTDCKGTLADLAQMHWSAMSINQSDSTQVYQKWQTQGCMEEIKRRLGYRFRLLNSTVPNRIKPGSTFSMKFTVVNDGWASPYNPRRLEVILRHTQTGQEYYLPVAESLRRWTPGVTTAVNVEGNLPNNMAAGDYQVLLNLPDPHYRLRNRPDYSIRLANKSVWEPSTGYNSLLQNVRVDATATASPYSAKRFFAAR
- a CDS encoding glycosyltransferase family protein, with product MRKLSLKNRRKRRQRWDHQSAINSSNQTSAVNTVATTKEGYQLIPLQHQNYATNARKLHIALYSHDTMGLGHKRRNLLIAQTLAESSLPTSILLITGMGEASNFDIPSGIDYLALPALHKHVDGKYQSRRLEVPLKDIIALRSQTIQAALAAFKPDVFIVDNVPRGAVGELNSALEYLKSQQQTHCVLGLRDILDAPAIVHREWQRAANEAAICEYYDAVWVYGDPTVYDPVREYNFSAEVANKVRYTGYFDQRQRLQFTQSEAHELLASLELPPGRLALCMVGGGQDGADLAEAFAHAPLPPDTNGVIVTGPFMPLQVRQRLHERAATCPRLRVLEFVAEPTQLLHHADCVVAMGGYNTTCELLSFGKRSLIVPRVKPRTEQLIRAQRLQELGLTDLLHPNDVDPQAISEWLAQAPRSHPRQTLVDLNGLERLPYLLGEIAQSSFATQSQAS
- a CDS encoding sorbosone dehydrogenase family protein, encoding MKKVTRRKLGLFLLGWIAFLGFSIPVYSQQPAQRRIERVEGYLATPEPLEFNESLVQQLRMPAGFRINVFAKDLGNPRNIAIAPDGTVYVTRREEQDVIALRDRNRDGRADEMRTIASNLPFVNGITIYQNRLYYVTDTSLYASDLGRNGAVGTQVLINDLPDAGQHPNRTIAFGPDGMLYISVGSTCNACDEPNDEHATMLRARPDGSDRTIYAQGLRNTIPFGWHPQTKQFWGLDHGSDWRGNDQPPEELNLIEQGKHYGWPFCFGDRRPDVYLPGEPEGKSKAEFCATTEPPVLTYTAHSAPLAMVFYTASQFPQEYRNDAFVTMRGSWNRNPPVGYKVVRIRYQNGKPTRIEDFVTGFLNEQRTTQFGRPVGIGVTPDGSLLFTDDTNGVIYRVTYAGTARR
- the murJ gene encoding murein biosynthesis integral membrane protein MurJ, which translates into the protein MQKLFNTWEKLTNGSINRKIFGAAITIATLTLLVKVVAVGKELVIAWRFGTGDAIDAFLIALLLPAFVINVIAGSFNAALVPTYIQVQEQQGVKAAHQLFSGTMVWGLALLGVTTIIMVIGAPIYLPWIAGGFDAEKLNLTYRLLYSIAPLVILSGIVVVWGSVLNAAERFALAAFSPVTTPALTILFLLIQPWGIFALAAGLVGGTVLEMLLLGIALRRQDISLFPKWYGIDSSLKQVIHQYTPAAIGAFLMCSTVLVDQSMAAMLAPGSVAALNYGNRVIAFPITLATTALSTAIIPYLSKMVACNDWEGIHRTLKQYILLIFAVTIPLTGLFIGFSEPVTRILFERGSFTANDTTVVAQIQALYAIQIPFYIANIFVVKLITSMRLNHLLMWVSLFNLIFNIVFNYIFMQWIGIQGIALSTSCVYVFSFMYLLFFTKKNLKRISLINNQS